One Palaemon carinicauda isolate YSFRI2023 chromosome 5, ASM3689809v2, whole genome shotgun sequence DNA window includes the following coding sequences:
- the LOC137640774 gene encoding uncharacterized protein, producing MEIETTDDAARFLSRDNWRSKLFTIKKSELLVVSDYLELDFTLSSTNDDIRKGIIAHLVPDGVDVDFKLLEEEIDEDCEVVKLRLKLDLKKLEFEDELKRREHELSMKQLENEQQKRDHELELARLTGSQSPISGNEDSRMLKYVPKFDESDVVEFFIAFEKVAANFNWSEDKWAFMAQTAFSGKALKAWASLSLEDSKDYAKVKEAVLRIYEMVPEAYRVKFRDSRKSSNQTFVEFAREMEKHFENWLRSSDVNYIVAREAKFAVVDTLPIPEVDVVLANDLAQGKVSCNPTVFANPQVLVPKPETVLVTTRSGKSTDFEVEHPDLESLFNADSLDHVSSNKSICSEKVMNWNRDDLVRVQNEDIEIKNIKLS from the exons atgGAAATTGAAACTACTGACGATGCCGCTCGTTTTCTTAGTAGAGACAATTGGCGTAGTAAATTGTTTACTATTAAAAAGTCGGAACTGCTGGTTGTGTCGGATTATTTAGAGTTGGATTTTACGCTTAGTAGTACTAATGATGACATAAGGAAAGGTATTATAGCACATCTTGTTCCGGATGGAGTGGACGTTGACTTCAAGCTTttggaagaagaaatcgacgaagacTGTGAGGTAGTGAAGCTTCGACTGAAACTTGATTTGAAAAAACTCGAGTTTGAAGATGAACTGAAGCGGCGTGAACATGAACTTAGTATGAAGCAGTTAGAAAATGAACAGCAGAAACGTGATCATGAGTTGGAGTTGGCCAGGCTGACGGGTTCCCAATCTCCCATTTCTGGTAATGAAGATTCCCGTATGTTGAAGTACGTACCAAAGTTTGACGAGAGTGACGTCGTAGAATTTTTCATAGCTTTTGAGAAGGTAGCGGCAAATTTCAATTGGAGTGAGGATAAGTGGGCATTCATGGCTCAGACGGCTTTCTCCGGGAAGGCCCTAAAGGCTTGGGCTTCTCTGTCGTTAGAAGATAGTAAAGATTATGCTAAAGTGAAAGAAGCCGTTTTAAGGATTTATGAGATGGTTCCTGAAGCCTACAGAGTAAAGTTTCGTGACAGTCGAAAATCCTCCAATCAAACTTTCGTGGAGTTTGCTCGTGAAATggagaaacattttgaaaattgGTTGAGATCCAGCGATGTCAATT ACATTGTTGCCAGGGAGGCTAAGTTTGCGGTTGTTGATACTCTCCCCATACCTGAGGTTGATGTTGTTTTGGCAAATGATCTTGCTCAAGGTAAAGTAAGTTGTAATCCGACAGTTTTTGCCAATCCACAGGTGTTAGTACCTAAACCTGAAACTGTGCTTGTGACAACTAGGTCAGGCAAAAGTACCGACTTTGAAGTTGAGCATCCTGATTTGGAGAGTTTATTTAATGCAGATTCATTAGATCACGTAAGTAGCAATAAATCTATTTGCTCTGAAAAAGTAATGAATTGGAATAGAGATGACTTAGTAAGGGTTCAAAATGAAGACATtgagattaaaaatataaaattaagttgA